A single Oryctolagus cuniculus chromosome 16, mOryCun1.1, whole genome shotgun sequence DNA region contains:
- the TMEM259 gene encoding membralin isoform X4 has protein sequence MSEHAAPGAPGPGPNGGGGGPAPARGPRTPNLNPNPLINVRDRLFHALFFKMAVTYSRLFPPAFRRLFEFFVLLKFCAGAGAPGSCPGLAVEPEDEDEELTMEMFGNSSVQFELDIEPKAFKPPRGTEANDSQEFPFSETPTKVWPQDEYIVEYSLEYGFLRLSQATRQRLSIPVMVVTLDPTRDQCFGDRFSRLLLDEFLGYDDILMSSVKGLAEDEENKGFLRNVVSGEHYRFVSMWMARTSYLAAFVIMVIFTLSVSMLLRYSHHQIFVFIVDLLQMLEMNMAIAFPAAPLLTVILALVGMEAIMSEFFNDTTTAFYIILIVWLADQYDAICCHTSTSKRHWLRFFYLYHFAFYAYHYRFNGQYSSLALVTSWLFIQHSMIYFFHHYELPAILQQIRIQELLLRTPPLGPGTPTALPDDLNNNSGAPAAPDAAAQPLALGPGAAAASGGPGPVASAPSSLGAVAASVAAAAGGDLGWMAETAAIITDASFLSGLSASLLERRPPGPPSPSAPPDSAPQSGSAPDTAPAAAPGGGPSPVPTAPAEGPSEAAS, from the exons ATGTCGGAGCACGCGGCTCCCGGAGCGCCGGGGCCCGGGCCcaacggcggcggcggcggcccggccCCCGCGCGCGGGCCGCGCACCCCCAACCTCAACCCCAACCCGCTCATCAACGTGCGCGACCGGCTGTTCCACGCGCTCTTCTTCAAGATGGCCGTGACCTACTCGCGGCTCTTCCCGCCCGCCTTCCGCCGGCTCTTCGAGTTCTTCGTGCTGCTCAAG TTCTGCGCCGGCGCCGGCGCCCCCGGGAGCTGCCCCGGGCTGGCCGTGGAGCCGGAGGACGAGGACGAGGAGCTGACCATGGAGATGTTCGGGAACAGCTCTGTCCAG TTTGAGCTGGACATCGAGCCCAAGGCGTTCAAGCCCCCGCGGGGCACTGAGGCCAACGACAGCCAGGAGTTCCCCTTCTCCGAGACGCCCACCAAAG TGTGGCCGCAGGACGAGTACATCGTGGAGTACTCCCTGGAGTACGGCTTCCTGCGGCTGTCGCAGGCCACGCGGCAGCGCCTCAGCATCCCGGTCATGGTGGTCACGCTCG acccCACGCGGGACCAGTGCTTCGGGGACCGCTTCAGCCGCCTGCTGCTGGACGAGTTCCTGGGCTACGACGACATCCTCATGTCCAGCGTGAAGGGCCTGGCGGAGGACGAGGAGAACAAGG gcttcCTGCGGAACGTGGTGTCGGGCGAGCACTACCGCTTCGTCAGCATGTGGATGGCGCGCACGTCCTACCTGGCCGCCTTCGTCATCATGGTCATCTTC ACCCTGAGCGTGTCCATGCTGCTGCGCTACTCGCACCACCAGATCTTCGTCTTCATCG TGGACCTGCTGCAGATGCTGGAGATGAACATGGCCATCGCCTTCCCCGCAGCGCCGCTGCTGACGGTCATCCTGGCCCTCGTGG GGATGGAGGCCATCATGTCCGAGTTCTTCAACGACACCACCACGGCCTTCTACATCATCCTCATCGTGTGGCTGGCCGACCAGTACGACGCCATCTGCTGCCACACGAGCACCAGCAAGCGCCACTGGCTGCG GTTCTTCTACCTGTACCACTTCGCGTTCTACGCCTACCACTACCGCTTCAACGGGCAGTACagcagcctggccctggtcacCTCCTGGCTCTTCATCCAG CATTCCATGATCTACTTCTTCCACCACTACGAGCTGCCGGCCATCCTGCAGCAGATCCGCatccaggagctgctgctgcggACCCCGCCCCTGGGCCCCGGGACCCCCACGGCCCTGCCTGACGACCTCAACAACAACTCGGGCGCGCCCGCCGCCCCCGACGCCGCCGCGCAGCCCCTGGCGCTGGGCCCTGGCGCGGCCGCGGCCAGCGGGGGTCCTGGGCCTGTGGCCTCGGCGCCCAGCTCCCTGGGGGCGGTGGCGGCCTCCGTGGCGGCCGCGGCCGGGGGCGACCTGGGCTGGATGGCCGAGACGGCGGCCATCATCACGGACGCCTCCTTCCTCTCGGGCCTGAGCGCCTCTCTCCTGGAGCGGCGGCCCCCCGGCCCCCCGAGCCCTAGCGCCCCCCCGGACAGCGCCCCCCAGAGCGGCTCTGCGCCGGACACAGCCCCCGCGGCGGCCCCAGGGGGCGGCCCCAGCCCCGTGCCCACAGCCCCCGCGGAGGGGCCTTCCGAGGCCGCGTCCTGA
- the TMEM259 gene encoding membralin isoform X1, whose translation MSEHAAPGAPGPGPNGGGGGPAPARGPRTPNLNPNPLINVRDRLFHALFFKMAVTYSRLFPPAFRRLFEFFVLLKALFVLFVLAYIHFVFSRSPISCLEHVRDRWPREGVLRVEVQHNSSRAPVFLQFCAGAGAPGSCPGLAVEPEDEDEELTMEMFGNSSVQFELDIEPKAFKPPRGTEANDSQEFPFSETPTKVWPQDEYIVEYSLEYGFLRLSQATRQRLSIPVMVVTLDPTRDQCFGDRFSRLLLDEFLGYDDILMSSVKGLAEDEENKGFLRNVVSGEHYRFVSMWMARTSYLAAFVIMVIFTLSVSMLLRYSHHQIFVFIGESRPGGGAVGAAPALTGPRPRPVPAVDLLQMLEMNMAIAFPAAPLLTVILALVGMEAIMSEFFNDTTTAFYIILIVWLADQYDAICCHTSTSKRHWLRFFYLYHFAFYAYHYRFNGQYSSLALVTSWLFIQHSMIYFFHHYELPAILQQIRIQELLLRTPPLGPGTPTALPDDLNNNSGAPAAPDAAAQPLALGPGAAAASGGPGPVASAPSSLGAVAASVAAAAGGDLGWMAETAAIITDASFLSGLSASLLERRPPGPPSPSAPPDSAPQSGSAPDTAPAAAPGGGPSPVPTAPAEGPSEAAS comes from the exons ATGTCGGAGCACGCGGCTCCCGGAGCGCCGGGGCCCGGGCCcaacggcggcggcggcggcccggccCCCGCGCGCGGGCCGCGCACCCCCAACCTCAACCCCAACCCGCTCATCAACGTGCGCGACCGGCTGTTCCACGCGCTCTTCTTCAAGATGGCCGTGACCTACTCGCGGCTCTTCCCGCCCGCCTTCCGCCGGCTCTTCGAGTTCTTCGTGCTGCTCAAG GCCCTGTTCGTGCTGTTCGTGCTGGCCTACATCCACTTCGTCTTCTCCCGCTCGCCCATCAGCTGCCTGGAGCACGTGCGGGACCGCTGGCCGCGGGAGGGCGTGCTGCGCGTGGAGGTGCAGCACAACTCGAGCCGCGCGCCCGTCTTCCTGCAGTTCTGCGCCGGCGCCGGCGCCCCCGGGAGCTGCCCCGGGCTGGCCGTGGAGCCGGAGGACGAGGACGAGGAGCTGACCATGGAGATGTTCGGGAACAGCTCTGTCCAG TTTGAGCTGGACATCGAGCCCAAGGCGTTCAAGCCCCCGCGGGGCACTGAGGCCAACGACAGCCAGGAGTTCCCCTTCTCCGAGACGCCCACCAAAG TGTGGCCGCAGGACGAGTACATCGTGGAGTACTCCCTGGAGTACGGCTTCCTGCGGCTGTCGCAGGCCACGCGGCAGCGCCTCAGCATCCCGGTCATGGTGGTCACGCTCG acccCACGCGGGACCAGTGCTTCGGGGACCGCTTCAGCCGCCTGCTGCTGGACGAGTTCCTGGGCTACGACGACATCCTCATGTCCAGCGTGAAGGGCCTGGCGGAGGACGAGGAGAACAAGG gcttcCTGCGGAACGTGGTGTCGGGCGAGCACTACCGCTTCGTCAGCATGTGGATGGCGCGCACGTCCTACCTGGCCGCCTTCGTCATCATGGTCATCTTC ACCCTGAGCGTGTCCATGCTGCTGCGCTACTCGCACCACCAGATCTTCGTCTTCATCGGTGAGTCTCGGCCGGGCGGGGGCGCGGTGGGCGCCGCCCCCGCCCTCACCGGGCCCCGCCCGCGCCCTGTGCCCGCAGTGGACCTGCTGCAGATGCTGGAGATGAACATGGCCATCGCCTTCCCCGCAGCGCCGCTGCTGACGGTCATCCTGGCCCTCGTGG GGATGGAGGCCATCATGTCCGAGTTCTTCAACGACACCACCACGGCCTTCTACATCATCCTCATCGTGTGGCTGGCCGACCAGTACGACGCCATCTGCTGCCACACGAGCACCAGCAAGCGCCACTGGCTGCG GTTCTTCTACCTGTACCACTTCGCGTTCTACGCCTACCACTACCGCTTCAACGGGCAGTACagcagcctggccctggtcacCTCCTGGCTCTTCATCCAG CATTCCATGATCTACTTCTTCCACCACTACGAGCTGCCGGCCATCCTGCAGCAGATCCGCatccaggagctgctgctgcggACCCCGCCCCTGGGCCCCGGGACCCCCACGGCCCTGCCTGACGACCTCAACAACAACTCGGGCGCGCCCGCCGCCCCCGACGCCGCCGCGCAGCCCCTGGCGCTGGGCCCTGGCGCGGCCGCGGCCAGCGGGGGTCCTGGGCCTGTGGCCTCGGCGCCCAGCTCCCTGGGGGCGGTGGCGGCCTCCGTGGCGGCCGCGGCCGGGGGCGACCTGGGCTGGATGGCCGAGACGGCGGCCATCATCACGGACGCCTCCTTCCTCTCGGGCCTGAGCGCCTCTCTCCTGGAGCGGCGGCCCCCCGGCCCCCCGAGCCCTAGCGCCCCCCCGGACAGCGCCCCCCAGAGCGGCTCTGCGCCGGACACAGCCCCCGCGGCGGCCCCAGGGGGCGGCCCCAGCCCCGTGCCCACAGCCCCCGCGGAGGGGCCTTCCGAGGCCGCGTCCTGA
- the TMEM259 gene encoding membralin isoform X2 has product MSEHAAPGAPGPGPNGGGGGPAPARGPRTPNLNPNPLINVRDRLFHALFFKMAVTYSRLFPPAFRRLFEFFVLLKALFVLFVLAYIHFVFSRSPISCLEHVRDRWPREGVLRVEVQHNSSRAPVFLQFCAGAGAPGSCPGLAVEPEDEDEELTMEMFGNSSVQFELDIEPKAFKPPRGTEANDSQEFPFSETPTKVWPQDEYIVEYSLEYGFLRLSQATRQRLSIPVMVVTLDPTRDQCFGDRFSRLLLDEFLGYDDILMSSVKGLAEDEENKGFLRNVVSGEHYRFVSMWMARTSYLAAFVIMVIFTLSVSMLLRYSHHQIFVFIVDLLQMLEMNMAIAFPAAPLLTVILALVGMEAIMSEFFNDTTTAFYIILIVWLADQYDAICCHTSTSKRHWLRFFYLYHFAFYAYHYRFNGQYSSLALVTSWLFIQHSMIYFFHHYELPAILQQIRIQELLLRTPPLGPGTPTALPDDLNNNSGAPAAPDAAAQPLALGPGAAAASGGPGPVASAPSSLGAVAASVAAAAGGDLGWMAETAAIITDASFLSGLSASLLERRPPGPPSPSAPPDSAPQSGSAPDTAPAAAPGGGPSPVPTAPAEGPSEAAS; this is encoded by the exons ATGTCGGAGCACGCGGCTCCCGGAGCGCCGGGGCCCGGGCCcaacggcggcggcggcggcccggccCCCGCGCGCGGGCCGCGCACCCCCAACCTCAACCCCAACCCGCTCATCAACGTGCGCGACCGGCTGTTCCACGCGCTCTTCTTCAAGATGGCCGTGACCTACTCGCGGCTCTTCCCGCCCGCCTTCCGCCGGCTCTTCGAGTTCTTCGTGCTGCTCAAG GCCCTGTTCGTGCTGTTCGTGCTGGCCTACATCCACTTCGTCTTCTCCCGCTCGCCCATCAGCTGCCTGGAGCACGTGCGGGACCGCTGGCCGCGGGAGGGCGTGCTGCGCGTGGAGGTGCAGCACAACTCGAGCCGCGCGCCCGTCTTCCTGCAGTTCTGCGCCGGCGCCGGCGCCCCCGGGAGCTGCCCCGGGCTGGCCGTGGAGCCGGAGGACGAGGACGAGGAGCTGACCATGGAGATGTTCGGGAACAGCTCTGTCCAG TTTGAGCTGGACATCGAGCCCAAGGCGTTCAAGCCCCCGCGGGGCACTGAGGCCAACGACAGCCAGGAGTTCCCCTTCTCCGAGACGCCCACCAAAG TGTGGCCGCAGGACGAGTACATCGTGGAGTACTCCCTGGAGTACGGCTTCCTGCGGCTGTCGCAGGCCACGCGGCAGCGCCTCAGCATCCCGGTCATGGTGGTCACGCTCG acccCACGCGGGACCAGTGCTTCGGGGACCGCTTCAGCCGCCTGCTGCTGGACGAGTTCCTGGGCTACGACGACATCCTCATGTCCAGCGTGAAGGGCCTGGCGGAGGACGAGGAGAACAAGG gcttcCTGCGGAACGTGGTGTCGGGCGAGCACTACCGCTTCGTCAGCATGTGGATGGCGCGCACGTCCTACCTGGCCGCCTTCGTCATCATGGTCATCTTC ACCCTGAGCGTGTCCATGCTGCTGCGCTACTCGCACCACCAGATCTTCGTCTTCATCG TGGACCTGCTGCAGATGCTGGAGATGAACATGGCCATCGCCTTCCCCGCAGCGCCGCTGCTGACGGTCATCCTGGCCCTCGTGG GGATGGAGGCCATCATGTCCGAGTTCTTCAACGACACCACCACGGCCTTCTACATCATCCTCATCGTGTGGCTGGCCGACCAGTACGACGCCATCTGCTGCCACACGAGCACCAGCAAGCGCCACTGGCTGCG GTTCTTCTACCTGTACCACTTCGCGTTCTACGCCTACCACTACCGCTTCAACGGGCAGTACagcagcctggccctggtcacCTCCTGGCTCTTCATCCAG CATTCCATGATCTACTTCTTCCACCACTACGAGCTGCCGGCCATCCTGCAGCAGATCCGCatccaggagctgctgctgcggACCCCGCCCCTGGGCCCCGGGACCCCCACGGCCCTGCCTGACGACCTCAACAACAACTCGGGCGCGCCCGCCGCCCCCGACGCCGCCGCGCAGCCCCTGGCGCTGGGCCCTGGCGCGGCCGCGGCCAGCGGGGGTCCTGGGCCTGTGGCCTCGGCGCCCAGCTCCCTGGGGGCGGTGGCGGCCTCCGTGGCGGCCGCGGCCGGGGGCGACCTGGGCTGGATGGCCGAGACGGCGGCCATCATCACGGACGCCTCCTTCCTCTCGGGCCTGAGCGCCTCTCTCCTGGAGCGGCGGCCCCCCGGCCCCCCGAGCCCTAGCGCCCCCCCGGACAGCGCCCCCCAGAGCGGCTCTGCGCCGGACACAGCCCCCGCGGCGGCCCCAGGGGGCGGCCCCAGCCCCGTGCCCACAGCCCCCGCGGAGGGGCCTTCCGAGGCCGCGTCCTGA
- the TMEM259 gene encoding membralin isoform X3 — translation MSEHAAPGAPGPGPNGGGGGPAPARGPRTPNLNPNPLINVRDRLFHALFFKMAVTYSRLFPPAFRRLFEFFVLLKALFVLFVLAYIHFVFSRSPISCLEHVRDRWPREGVLRVEVQHNSSRAPVFLQFCAGAGAPGSCPGLAVEPEDEDEELTMEMFGNSSVQFELDIEPKAFKPPRGTEANDSQEFPFSETPTKVWPQDEYIVEYSLEYGFLRLSQATRQRLSIPVMVVTLDPTRDQCFGDRFSRLLLDEFLGYDDILMSSVKGLAEDEENKGFLRNVVSGEHYRFVSMWMARTSYLAAFVIMVIFTLSVSMLLRYSHHQIFVFIAPLLTVILALVGMEAIMSEFFNDTTTAFYIILIVWLADQYDAICCHTSTSKRHWLRFFYLYHFAFYAYHYRFNGQYSSLALVTSWLFIQHSMIYFFHHYELPAILQQIRIQELLLRTPPLGPGTPTALPDDLNNNSGAPAAPDAAAQPLALGPGAAAASGGPGPVASAPSSLGAVAASVAAAAGGDLGWMAETAAIITDASFLSGLSASLLERRPPGPPSPSAPPDSAPQSGSAPDTAPAAAPGGGPSPVPTAPAEGPSEAAS, via the exons ATGTCGGAGCACGCGGCTCCCGGAGCGCCGGGGCCCGGGCCcaacggcggcggcggcggcccggccCCCGCGCGCGGGCCGCGCACCCCCAACCTCAACCCCAACCCGCTCATCAACGTGCGCGACCGGCTGTTCCACGCGCTCTTCTTCAAGATGGCCGTGACCTACTCGCGGCTCTTCCCGCCCGCCTTCCGCCGGCTCTTCGAGTTCTTCGTGCTGCTCAAG GCCCTGTTCGTGCTGTTCGTGCTGGCCTACATCCACTTCGTCTTCTCCCGCTCGCCCATCAGCTGCCTGGAGCACGTGCGGGACCGCTGGCCGCGGGAGGGCGTGCTGCGCGTGGAGGTGCAGCACAACTCGAGCCGCGCGCCCGTCTTCCTGCAGTTCTGCGCCGGCGCCGGCGCCCCCGGGAGCTGCCCCGGGCTGGCCGTGGAGCCGGAGGACGAGGACGAGGAGCTGACCATGGAGATGTTCGGGAACAGCTCTGTCCAG TTTGAGCTGGACATCGAGCCCAAGGCGTTCAAGCCCCCGCGGGGCACTGAGGCCAACGACAGCCAGGAGTTCCCCTTCTCCGAGACGCCCACCAAAG TGTGGCCGCAGGACGAGTACATCGTGGAGTACTCCCTGGAGTACGGCTTCCTGCGGCTGTCGCAGGCCACGCGGCAGCGCCTCAGCATCCCGGTCATGGTGGTCACGCTCG acccCACGCGGGACCAGTGCTTCGGGGACCGCTTCAGCCGCCTGCTGCTGGACGAGTTCCTGGGCTACGACGACATCCTCATGTCCAGCGTGAAGGGCCTGGCGGAGGACGAGGAGAACAAGG gcttcCTGCGGAACGTGGTGTCGGGCGAGCACTACCGCTTCGTCAGCATGTGGATGGCGCGCACGTCCTACCTGGCCGCCTTCGTCATCATGGTCATCTTC ACCCTGAGCGTGTCCATGCTGCTGCGCTACTCGCACCACCAGATCTTCGTCTTCATCG CGCCGCTGCTGACGGTCATCCTGGCCCTCGTGG GGATGGAGGCCATCATGTCCGAGTTCTTCAACGACACCACCACGGCCTTCTACATCATCCTCATCGTGTGGCTGGCCGACCAGTACGACGCCATCTGCTGCCACACGAGCACCAGCAAGCGCCACTGGCTGCG GTTCTTCTACCTGTACCACTTCGCGTTCTACGCCTACCACTACCGCTTCAACGGGCAGTACagcagcctggccctggtcacCTCCTGGCTCTTCATCCAG CATTCCATGATCTACTTCTTCCACCACTACGAGCTGCCGGCCATCCTGCAGCAGATCCGCatccaggagctgctgctgcggACCCCGCCCCTGGGCCCCGGGACCCCCACGGCCCTGCCTGACGACCTCAACAACAACTCGGGCGCGCCCGCCGCCCCCGACGCCGCCGCGCAGCCCCTGGCGCTGGGCCCTGGCGCGGCCGCGGCCAGCGGGGGTCCTGGGCCTGTGGCCTCGGCGCCCAGCTCCCTGGGGGCGGTGGCGGCCTCCGTGGCGGCCGCGGCCGGGGGCGACCTGGGCTGGATGGCCGAGACGGCGGCCATCATCACGGACGCCTCCTTCCTCTCGGGCCTGAGCGCCTCTCTCCTGGAGCGGCGGCCCCCCGGCCCCCCGAGCCCTAGCGCCCCCCCGGACAGCGCCCCCCAGAGCGGCTCTGCGCCGGACACAGCCCCCGCGGCGGCCCCAGGGGGCGGCCCCAGCCCCGTGCCCACAGCCCCCGCGGAGGGGCCTTCCGAGGCCGCGTCCTGA